A single window of Polaribacter sp. SA4-10 DNA harbors:
- a CDS encoding RNA-directed DNA polymerase produces MQNLTEQLYFSYLDARKNKRNTHNQLAFELDLEHNLCTLAAQIYTNSYQPKPAIAFIVNKPVQREIFAADFADRVVHHLIYRCLYHKHVDPFFIKDSYSCRKGKGTLYGVKRATHFIRSCTQNYTQEAYILKLDISGYFMNMSHNLLYNKVMAFITKKEYLGIPSKTLIQLLRKTIFADVASNCHIKGSKSEWVGLPKDKSLFNKPAGIGLPIGNLTSQIFGNIYLNQLDHYIKNTLQIKYYGRYVDDMIFVHKNKTVLKKIIPKIQAQLDIVGLTIHPKKMYLQHYTKGVLFLGHYIKPYRAYISNRTKANFYKAIPTINHLITANFQITWETMIKVRALLNAYLGTLSHAKCYNLIVKTLQNLDSKFYYFFGFTKNYSKTYIKKDYWLWHYTQTYLFTKQATMYC; encoded by the coding sequence TTGCAAAACTTAACAGAACAACTTTACTTCTCTTACTTAGATGCGCGTAAAAACAAACGTAACACGCATAATCAATTAGCTTTCGAGCTAGATTTAGAGCATAATTTATGCACTCTAGCAGCTCAAATTTATACCAATAGCTACCAACCAAAACCGGCTATTGCGTTTATAGTAAATAAACCTGTGCAAAGAGAAATTTTTGCAGCAGATTTTGCAGATCGTGTAGTACATCATTTAATTTACAGGTGTTTATACCATAAACACGTAGATCCTTTTTTTATAAAAGATAGTTACAGTTGCCGTAAGGGAAAAGGTACACTTTATGGCGTAAAAAGAGCAACTCATTTTATACGTTCTTGCACACAAAACTATACACAAGAAGCGTACATTTTAAAATTAGATATCTCGGGTTATTTTATGAATATGAGCCATAACTTACTATACAATAAAGTAATGGCTTTTATAACTAAAAAAGAGTATTTAGGCATCCCTTCAAAAACATTAATACAGCTTTTACGCAAAACAATTTTTGCAGATGTAGCTAGTAATTGCCACATAAAAGGTAGTAAAAGCGAATGGGTTGGGCTACCAAAAGATAAAAGTTTATTTAACAAACCCGCTGGTATTGGCTTGCCAATTGGTAACTTAACTTCACAAATATTTGGTAATATTTATTTAAATCAACTAGACCATTATATAAAAAACACCTTGCAAATTAAATATTATGGCAGGTATGTAGATGATATGATATTTGTGCATAAAAATAAAACAGTGTTAAAAAAAATAATACCCAAAATACAAGCACAGTTAGACATTGTTGGATTAACAATACATCCTAAAAAAATGTACTTGCAACATTACACAAAAGGCGTTTTGTTTTTAGGGCATTATATAAAGCCATACAGAGCGTATATAAGCAATCGTACAAAAGCAAATTTTTATAAGGCCATACCTACAATAAATCATTTAATTACTGCAAATTTTCAAATTACCTGGGAAACAATGATAAAAGTAAGAGCATTATTAAACGCTTATTTAGGTACTTTAAGCCATGCTAAATGTTATAACCTAATAGTAAAAACATTACAAAACCTAGACAGTAAATTTTATTACTTTTTTGGGTTCACAAAAAACTATTCTAAAACCTATATAAAAAAAGACTATTGGCTATGGCACTATACACAAACCTACCTGTTTACAAAACAAGCTACGATGTATTGTTAG
- a CDS encoding four helix bundle protein: protein MALYTNLPVYKTSYDVLLDVHRYTNTFTREHKYTIGEKLKEESIQVLIAIFKANKAKKNNRLVHIDTAREHVELLRLLSRIAKELEVLTARLYVALNLKIEEVSKQLTAWQKYTAGAIT, encoded by the coding sequence ATGGCACTATACACAAACCTACCTGTTTACAAAACAAGCTACGATGTATTGTTAGACGTACATAGATATACAAACACCTTTACAAGAGAACATAAATACACGATAGGTGAAAAACTAAAAGAAGAAAGTATACAGGTGCTAATAGCTATTTTTAAAGCAAACAAAGCTAAAAAAAATAACAGATTAGTACACATAGATACCGCAAGAGAACATGTAGAGTTGTTACGTTTGCTATCTCGTATAGCAAAAGAGTTAGAGGTACTAACTGCAAGACTTTATGTGGCCTTAAACTTAAAAATAGAAGAAGTATCAAAACAACTAACAGCATGGCAAAAATACACGGCCGGAGCTATTACCTAA
- a CDS encoding peroxiredoxin produces MPETIHKYTENLPKNIQQFRSIDFSHPNFKTSGLFKELIEGHYFLLENMGQNLDSVYTQMNTSTDYLIKSLKKNDSLLNTVSETLFKYFEKRSLYPAAAHLATQMLSQDQCVLSTSLANTMQKYKDLKVGAIAPDIQLDASTTLSSIKKPVLLVFGASGCTHCKKEALELLGYYDTWKARKNIEVVYISLDTDKQAFKTTYQNTPWQTYCDYKGWETQAAKDYYINATPTYFLLDKDLKILVHPRSLGQVDAWVTHKL; encoded by the coding sequence ATGCCAGAAACCATCCATAAGTATACAGAGAACTTACCTAAAAACATACAGCAGTTTAGAAGTATAGACTTTAGCCACCCAAATTTTAAAACAAGTGGTTTATTTAAAGAATTGATAGAAGGGCATTATTTTTTACTAGAAAATATGGGGCAAAATTTAGACAGTGTCTATACCCAAATGAATACAAGTACAGATTATTTAATTAAAAGCCTAAAGAAGAATGACAGCTTGTTAAACACCGTTTCAGAAACACTGTTTAAATACTTTGAAAAACGAAGTTTATACCCTGCAGCAGCACATTTAGCTACCCAAATGCTAAGCCAAGACCAATGTGTGTTAAGCACCAGTTTAGCCAATACGATGCAAAAATATAAAGATTTAAAAGTGGGTGCTATTGCACCAGATATACAACTAGATGCAAGCACCACATTAAGTAGTATTAAAAAACCGGTATTGCTTGTGTTTGGTGCAAGTGGGTGTACACACTGCAAAAAAGAAGCTTTAGAATTATTAGGCTATTATGACACTTGGAAAGCCAGAAAAAATATAGAAGTAGTGTATATAAGCTTAGACACAGATAAACAAGCTTTTAAAACCACTTACCAAAATACGCCTTGGCAAACCTATTGCGATTATAAAGGTTGGGAAACCCAAGCAGCAAAAGACTATTATATAAACGCTACACCAACCTATTTTTTATTAGATAAAGATTTAAAAATATTGGTGCATCCTAGATCTTTAGGGCAAGTAGATGCTTGGGTTACTCACAAGTTGTAG
- a CDS encoding sensor histidine kinase KdpD — protein MKQNVKFLIEANETKRKFLSIISHELANQFNTILGFTSLLEQDYDTFTDKERKEYVSIINLHVNRNYKITKNLLNWSKSQQDGMVLLKKQINVRKSVLDCIKPYQTLACKKQLVTSLIIEDSLTVLADLNSFNTILINIYSNAIKFSCKGEIIIKAEKNKEEIKIQIIDQGVGFKKEKINSTLGTNNEEGSGVGLLIVKDLLDAHRGSLEISKNFLKGTIISLRFPLGK, from the coding sequence ATGAAACAGAATGTAAAGTTTTTAATAGAAGCGAATGAAACAAAACGAAAATTCTTGTCAATTATATCTCACGAGTTGGCAAATCAGTTTAACACAATACTAGGGTTTACAAGCTTATTAGAACAAGACTATGATACCTTCACAGATAAAGAAAGAAAAGAGTATGTTTCTATAATTAATTTACATGTCAACCGCAATTATAAAATAACAAAAAATCTTTTAAATTGGTCAAAGTCTCAACAAGATGGTATGGTTTTACTTAAGAAACAGATTAATGTTAGAAAGAGCGTTTTAGATTGTATTAAACCATATCAAACTTTAGCTTGTAAGAAGCAACTAGTTACAAGCTTAATTATTGAAGATTCGTTAACTGTTTTAGCAGATTTAAATTCTTTTAATACCATTTTAATAAATATATATAGTAATGCCATAAAGTTTTCATGTAAAGGTGAAATAATTATAAAAGCAGAAAAAAATAAAGAGGAAATTAAAATACAGATTATAGACCAAGGGGTTGGTTTTAAAAAAGAAAAAATAAATTCTACTTTAGGTACTAATAATGAAGAAGGCTCAGGTGTAGGGTTATTAATTGTCAAAGACCTTTTAGATGCACATAGGGGAAGTCTAGAAATTTCAAAAAACTTTTTAAAAGGTACTATTATTTCACTAAGATTTCCTTTAGGAAAATAG
- a CDS encoding glycoside hydrolase family 130 protein, which yields MTDISTRKEQNPLLAPKDLKPSNENMIIECLLNPGVFEFNGKIGLLVRVAERTIQKQGIVSVPIYNSVGEVEILDFNREDPKLDSSDARVINYDGTDYLTTISHLRLLFSNDGISFEESEEYPSIFGEGEYESFGIEDCRVSKIDSTYHLTYTMVSSNGVGVGLRTTKDWRNFEKKGMIFSPHNKDCAIFEEKINGLFYALHRPSSPELGGNYIWLAESPDGVHWGNHKCIAKTRIGKFDSKRLGAGAAPIKTAKGWLEIYHGATAENRYCLGAILLDLKDPSKVIARSEEPIMEPIAAYEQTGFFGNVVFTNGHYVDGDIIHLYYGASDEFVCSANFSINEILKTLEQ from the coding sequence ATGACAGACATATCTACTAGAAAAGAACAAAACCCTTTATTAGCTCCCAAAGATTTAAAGCCAAGCAATGAAAACATGATAATTGAATGTTTATTGAATCCTGGAGTGTTTGAATTTAATGGAAAAATAGGTTTATTAGTAAGGGTTGCGGAAAGAACAATTCAAAAACAAGGCATTGTATCAGTGCCTATTTACAATAGTGTTGGAGAAGTTGAAATTCTTGATTTTAATAGAGAGGATCCAAAATTAGATTCCTCAGATGCTAGAGTTATTAATTATGATGGAACAGACTATTTAACAACCATTTCTCATTTAAGATTGCTTTTTAGTAATGATGGAATCAGTTTTGAAGAATCAGAGGAATATCCTTCTATTTTTGGCGAAGGAGAATATGAGTCTTTTGGAATAGAAGATTGTAGAGTTTCTAAAATAGATAGTACCTACCATCTTACCTATACAATGGTTTCTTCTAACGGAGTTGGGGTAGGATTAAGGACAACCAAAGATTGGAGGAATTTTGAAAAAAAAGGAATGATTTTTAGTCCTCATAATAAAGATTGCGCCATTTTTGAAGAAAAAATCAATGGACTATTTTATGCCTTACACAGACCTAGCAGTCCTGAATTAGGTGGTAACTATATATGGCTAGCAGAATCTCCTGACGGTGTTCATTGGGGAAATCATAAATGTATTGCTAAAACACGGATAGGAAAGTTTGATAGTAAACGTCTAGGAGCGGGAGCAGCACCAATTAAGACAGCAAAAGGGTGGTTAGAAATTTACCATGGTGCAACAGCAGAAAACAGATATTGTTTAGGAGCTATCTTATTAGATTTAAAGGATCCTTCAAAAGTAATTGCAAGATCAGAAGAGCCTATTATGGAGCCCATTGCAGCATATGAACAAACTGGCTTTTTTGGAAATGTAGTTTTTACGAATGGCCACTATGTAGATGGAGATATAATACATCTGTATTACGGAGCATCGGATGAATTTGTTTGTTCTGCAAACTTTTCAATTAATGAAATTTTAAAAACACTAGAACAATAA
- a CDS encoding MFS transporter, with translation MVKLAGVGLKDFTRSAKILILTNTIYAFVLPVIDIFVASYIMRNSNDPSKVILYQLAIYTGIPITFFINGYLLNKINIKKLFSLGMILSGVSMVFMMSLDEINYTGIAVAGLIMGMSFGLYWANRDYLVLATTKDKTRNFYYGLETFLYTIIASIVPVMIGWFLMSGNEGEGKIANDGVNAAYKVITMIVFGITILASIVFHFGKYEKPKSEKFLYFTFHKLWKKMLQLAVLKGLAQGFIVTAPAMLMMKFFNSEGALGSAISIGAVIAAVIMLILGKISKPKHRLTIFSVGLICFFLASFFNGLLFNTTGVIIFMFLLLIARPVLDIAYFPIQLKVIDLLSSIENRNEFSYILNHEVGLFIGRFLGAGTFLVIAFYINTDVALRYALLIIGVLQLLSIPIAKQLLKQQDTLENEHKK, from the coding sequence ATGGTAAAATTAGCAGGAGTAGGGTTAAAAGATTTTACAAGAAGTGCGAAAATATTGATACTTACAAATACAATTTATGCCTTTGTATTGCCCGTCATAGATATATTTGTAGCGTCTTATATTATGAGAAATTCAAATGACCCTTCAAAAGTTATTTTATACCAATTGGCTATTTATACAGGTATTCCTATTACTTTTTTTATAAATGGATATTTATTGAACAAGATTAATATCAAAAAATTATTCTCATTAGGAATGATACTAAGTGGAGTTTCTATGGTGTTTATGATGTCTTTAGATGAAATTAATTATACAGGAATAGCAGTTGCTGGTTTAATTATGGGAATGTCTTTTGGCTTATATTGGGCAAATAGAGACTATTTGGTGCTGGCTACAACTAAAGATAAGACACGAAATTTTTATTATGGCTTAGAAACATTTTTGTATACAATAATTGCATCTATTGTTCCTGTAATGATTGGGTGGTTTTTAATGAGTGGAAATGAAGGTGAAGGTAAAATTGCAAATGATGGTGTAAATGCAGCCTATAAAGTGATTACAATGATTGTTTTTGGTATCACAATTTTAGCTTCTATTGTATTTCATTTTGGGAAGTATGAAAAACCCAAGAGTGAGAAATTTTTATATTTCACGTTTCATAAACTTTGGAAAAAGATGCTACAATTGGCTGTTTTAAAAGGGTTGGCCCAAGGGTTTATTGTTACAGCACCAGCAATGTTGATGATGAAATTTTTTAATTCTGAAGGTGCATTAGGTTCAGCAATATCTATTGGTGCTGTAATAGCAGCAGTAATTATGCTTATTCTAGGTAAAATATCTAAACCAAAGCACCGATTAACAATATTCTCTGTAGGGTTAATTTGTTTTTTCTTAGCATCCTTTTTTAACGGTTTGCTGTTTAACACAACAGGTGTTATTATATTCATGTTTTTGTTATTGATAGCAAGACCAGTGCTTGATATTGCTTACTTTCCTATTCAATTAAAAGTGATAGATTTACTCTCATCAATAGAAAATAGAAATGAATTTTCATATATTTTAAATCATGAAGTAGGGTTGTTTATTGGTCGTTTTTTAGGAGCAGGAACTTTTTTGGTTATCGCTTTTTATATAAATACAGATGTTGCTTTGAGATATGCTTTATTAATTATTGGAGTGCTCCAATTACTTTCAATACCTATTGCAAAACAATTATTAAAACAACAAGATACACTTGAAAATGAACATAAAAAATAA
- a CDS encoding alpha-glucosidase, whose translation MRYLKSIIILVVVTSIMYSCTDKVKIATEKTWWKETVFYEIYMPSYKDSDGDGFSDFKGVTSKLDYIENLGIKGIWLTPFLKSPKVDNGYDVADYYKVDPMYGSLEDFKLFLNEAHKKDIKIIMDLVVNHTSTESKWFQESKKSKDNPYRDYYIWNDKPNNWESFFGGSAWELDSTTNQYYYHQFDVKMANLNWGNPKVVEEIQDVLRFWLDLGVDGFRLDVINFLTTEGVTLDNPTNKKGEQEHLNDINQKGVKDAMKIIRETVNEFDNRFIVGEIGSDKIEVLKQYQGTELLDVVFNFNFGSIPEFSAQRIFDELQSMEKSMTNYPTLFFGSHDMPRLISRLAKNNTKRAESLAALMLLAKGIPFIYYGEEIGMENIEANSIDEMMDIQGRTKFHLALDNGRSKEEALEIGNKHNRDKSRSPMQWNTEKYSGFSATKPWIKVNSNYEHINVDSLTKNEKSMLNSYKILISLRNSEPVFQYGKYEELTFLNNCISFIREYQGDKVKCYFNFSESAIKVDLDSKGKVVLGETTIQPNNYLIVKITNK comes from the coding sequence ATGCGTTACCTAAAATCGATTATCATATTAGTAGTAGTAACATCAATAATGTATTCTTGTACAGATAAAGTAAAAATCGCTACTGAAAAAACTTGGTGGAAAGAGACTGTTTTCTATGAAATTTATATGCCCAGTTATAAAGATAGTGATGGTGATGGTTTCAGTGATTTTAAAGGGGTAACTTCAAAATTAGATTATATTGAAAACTTAGGAATTAAAGGTATTTGGTTAACTCCTTTTCTTAAATCGCCAAAAGTAGATAATGGATACGATGTTGCTGATTATTATAAAGTTGATCCAATGTATGGCTCATTAGAAGATTTTAAATTGTTCTTAAATGAAGCACATAAAAAAGATATAAAAATAATTATGGATTTAGTGGTAAATCATACTTCTACTGAATCAAAATGGTTTCAAGAGTCTAAAAAATCAAAGGATAATCCTTACCGGGATTATTATATTTGGAATGATAAACCCAACAATTGGGAATCATTTTTTGGTGGATCCGCTTGGGAATTAGACAGTACTACTAACCAATATTATTACCACCAGTTTGATGTTAAAATGGCCAACCTTAATTGGGGAAACCCAAAAGTTGTTGAAGAAATTCAGGATGTTTTAAGGTTTTGGTTAGACTTGGGTGTTGATGGATTTAGACTAGATGTCATTAATTTTTTAACTACTGAAGGTGTAACTTTAGACAATCCAACAAATAAAAAAGGAGAACAAGAACATCTAAATGACATCAATCAGAAAGGTGTTAAAGACGCCATGAAAATAATACGGGAAACTGTAAATGAATTTGACAATCGCTTTATTGTTGGTGAAATAGGAAGTGATAAAATTGAGGTTTTAAAGCAATACCAAGGAACGGAATTATTAGATGTAGTTTTTAATTTTAATTTTGGGAGTATTCCTGAGTTTTCAGCACAACGTATTTTTGATGAACTTCAGAGTATGGAAAAAAGCATGACCAATTACCCAACGTTATTTTTTGGAAGTCATGATATGCCTCGTTTAATAAGTAGATTGGCAAAAAACAACACTAAAAGAGCAGAATCATTGGCGGCATTAATGCTTTTAGCAAAGGGTATTCCATTTATTTATTATGGAGAGGAAATTGGAATGGAAAACATTGAAGCCAACTCAATTGATGAAATGATGGATATTCAAGGTCGTACAAAGTTTCATTTAGCCTTAGATAATGGAAGGTCTAAAGAAGAGGCGCTTGAAATTGGAAATAAGCATAATAGAGATAAATCTAGAAGTCCGATGCAATGGAATACTGAAAAATATTCAGGTTTTTCTGCTACAAAACCCTGGATTAAAGTAAATTCAAACTATGAACATATAAATGTTGATAGTCTGACTAAAAACGAAAAGTCAATGTTGAATAGCTATAAAATATTGATTTCTTTACGGAATTCTGAACCAGTTTTTCAATATGGTAAGTATGAGGAATTAACCTTTTTAAACAATTGCATCTCTTTTATTAGAGAGTATCAAGGAGATAAAGTTAAATGTTACTTTAACTTTAGTGAATCTGCAATAAAAGTTGACTTAGACTCAAAGGGAAAAGTAGTACTTGGAGAAACAACGATTCAACCAAATAATTACTTAATAGTAAAAATAACCAATAAGTAG
- a CDS encoding serine hydrolase, translating into MYLKKYSKEISLLLLLLVCVFFFITKTTASKDVLLVTKEPILLPLKEEPPILIERYSEKVTKNVSHKLDLLLKRINKRHDFNGAILVAKNEKILYSNQIGIADFKKKIPLNKESVFQLASVSKQFTAAAIMLLNEQNKVKLTDTVNAYFPCFPFKNVTIKNLLNHTSGLPKYFWVAEHKWLKKKPPTNSEMMEFLESSNVQRYFKPGRNFDYSNTGYFVLASIVEKVSGTSFSSFLKSNIFEPLQMKQSYVYSFENDSIKEDQLIGYRLYRGWRHLKIRGTVNDAIVGDKNVYTTAEDLYKWTHGLSTGKLLSKESLALMYSKGETVYGRKVPYGLGFRIGSKREKSIYHYGKWNGFSTGLTKYLEDDLVVIVLEHTSYNAMRSLTKKIRKIVSENFVI; encoded by the coding sequence TTGTATTTAAAAAAATATAGCAAAGAAATATCCTTATTACTACTGCTTTTGGTATGTGTGTTTTTTTTCATAACAAAGACAACAGCATCTAAGGATGTCTTGTTAGTAACAAAAGAACCTATATTATTGCCGTTAAAAGAGGAACCTCCCATTTTAATAGAACGCTATTCTGAAAAAGTTACAAAAAATGTAAGCCACAAATTAGATTTATTATTAAAACGTATTAACAAGAGGCATGATTTTAATGGGGCAATATTAGTAGCGAAGAATGAAAAAATCTTGTATAGTAACCAAATAGGAATTGCAGATTTTAAAAAGAAAATTCCCCTAAATAAAGAATCAGTATTTCAATTAGCTTCTGTTAGTAAGCAGTTTACTGCAGCAGCCATTATGCTTTTGAATGAACAGAATAAAGTTAAGCTTACAGACACTGTAAACGCTTATTTTCCATGTTTTCCATTTAAGAATGTTACGATTAAGAATCTTTTAAATCATACGTCAGGATTGCCAAAATATTTTTGGGTAGCAGAGCATAAATGGTTAAAGAAAAAGCCCCCTACAAACAGTGAAATGATGGAGTTTTTAGAATCAAGTAATGTGCAGCGATACTTTAAACCAGGCCGTAATTTTGATTATTCTAATACAGGCTATTTTGTATTGGCTTCTATTGTTGAAAAAGTTTCAGGTACTTCTTTTAGCTCTTTTTTAAAAAGTAATATTTTTGAACCGCTACAAATGAAACAGTCATATGTGTACAGTTTTGAAAATGATAGTATTAAAGAAGACCAATTAATTGGATACCGATTGTATAGAGGATGGAGACATTTAAAAATACGCGGTACTGTAAATGACGCGATTGTTGGCGATAAAAATGTGTATACTACTGCAGAAGATTTGTATAAATGGACCCATGGATTAAGTACAGGAAAACTATTATCGAAAGAATCATTAGCACTGATGTATTCAAAAGGAGAAACAGTTTATGGTAGAAAAGTACCCTATGGCCTCGGTTTTAGAATTGGTAGTAAGCGAGAAAAAAGCATCTATCATTATGGAAAATGGAACGGTTTTAGTACAGGACTCACAAAATATTTGGAAGATGATTTGGTCGTTATCGTTTTAGAACATACCAGTTATAACGCTATGAGATCACTTACTAAAAAAATAAGAAAAATTGTTTCTGAAAATTTTGTCATCTAA
- a CDS encoding DUF2237 family protein, protein MELNVFNKPLESCCTEPATGYFRDGFCRTVSQDVGTHTVCAVVTQDFLDYSASKGNDLMTPIPHWNFPGLQAGDQWCLCISRWLQAEKVGKAPFIRLEATHIKSLQYTSLSVLQKYAFIKK, encoded by the coding sequence TTGGAATTAAACGTATTTAACAAACCCCTAGAAAGTTGCTGTACTGAACCTGCCACTGGTTATTTTAGAGATGGTTTTTGCAGAACAGTTTCTCAAGATGTTGGTACACATACCGTTTGTGCAGTGGTTACTCAAGATTTTTTAGATTATTCTGCTTCTAAAGGAAATGATTTAATGACGCCTATTCCGCACTGGAATTTCCCCGGGCTACAAGCTGGAGATCAATGGTGTTTGTGTATTTCTAGGTGGTTACAAGCTGAAAAAGTTGGAAAAGCACCTTTTATTAGGCTAGAAGCTACACATATAAAATCGTTACAATACACAAGTTTGTCCGTTCTTCAAAAATACGCTTTCATTAAAAAGTAA
- a CDS encoding prephenate dehydratase produces MNKVIAIQGAEGSNHHKVARDFYGTSIELKECMSFDILVDSLLDKSATYGVMAIENTIAGSIIPNYALIDNNNLHIIGEEYLNIHHHLMALKGQKIEDLKEVWSHPMALLQCKAFFKKYPYIKLVEDVDTAEVAKRISKENLVGIGAIAPKIAAEIFNLEVIEDEIQTIQDNSTRFVIVQTEEPENGIDQINKASLKFQLNHKRGSLAAILNVLSDCKMSLTKIQSLPVIETPWKYSFFVDITFDVYKDYEKAIKIIEIMAEEFKILGTYKNGRR; encoded by the coding sequence ATGAATAAAGTAATTGCCATACAAGGAGCAGAAGGCTCAAATCACCATAAAGTTGCGCGCGACTTTTACGGAACATCAATAGAATTAAAAGAATGTATGTCTTTTGATATTTTGGTAGATAGCTTATTAGATAAATCTGCAACTTATGGAGTGATGGCTATAGAGAATACTATTGCAGGTTCTATTATTCCAAATTATGCATTAATTGACAATAATAATTTACATATTATTGGTGAAGAGTATTTAAATATTCATCATCATTTAATGGCTTTAAAAGGTCAGAAGATCGAAGACCTCAAAGAAGTTTGGTCTCATCCAATGGCATTGTTACAATGTAAGGCGTTTTTTAAAAAATACCCTTACATTAAATTAGTTGAAGATGTAGATACTGCAGAGGTTGCTAAAAGAATTTCTAAAGAAAACTTAGTTGGTATTGGAGCAATAGCACCAAAAATTGCAGCAGAAATTTTTAATTTAGAAGTTATTGAAGATGAAATTCAGACAATACAAGATAATTCAACAAGATTTGTAATTGTACAAACTGAGGAACCAGAAAATGGAATTGATCAAATTAATAAAGCATCTTTAAAATTTCAATTAAATCATAAAAGAGGAAGTTTAGCAGCCATTTTAAATGTGCTGAGTGATTGTAAAATGAGTTTAACAAAAATTCAATCTTTACCAGTTATTGAAACCCCTTGGAAGTATTCATTTTTTGTTGATATCACTTTTGATGTTTATAAAGACTATGAGAAAGCGATAAAAATTATTGAAATAATGGCGGAGGAGTTCAAGATTTTAGGAACCTATAAAAACGGCAGGCGTTAG
- a CDS encoding pyridoxal phosphate-dependent aminotransferase — protein sequence MIKAAKRLETVQEYYFSKKLREVRSLIAAGKPIINMGIGSPDLQPPAQVLEAIKGSLNDVSAHKYQSYQGLPELRNAISAFYKDKFNVVSNPENEVLPLMGSKEGIMHISMAFLNEGDKVLIPNPGYPTYTSVTKLVGAAPLFYNLDAANNWQPNFEELESQDLSEVKIMWVNYPHMPTGTNATLETFEKLVAFGKKHQILIINDNPYSFILNDKPISILQVEGAKDIALELNSLSKTFNMAGWRVGMVLGNATFINEILKVKSNMDSGMFYGIQKGAIEALQLSDDWFLAQNKIYAERRNLIWQLADRLNATYTKNSTGLFVWAKIPEGKKSEEVTDSVLYDKDIFITPGTIFGSQGEGYIRFSLCVTSEIIKEAINRVSAIGN from the coding sequence ATGATTAAAGCAGCCAAAAGGTTAGAGACAGTTCAGGAATACTATTTTTCTAAAAAATTAAGAGAAGTTAGAAGTTTAATTGCTGCAGGAAAACCAATTATCAATATGGGAATTGGGTCACCAGACTTACAACCACCAGCGCAAGTTTTAGAAGCAATTAAAGGAAGTTTGAATGATGTGAGCGCTCATAAGTATCAATCCTATCAGGGTTTACCTGAATTAAGAAATGCAATTTCTGCTTTTTATAAAGATAAGTTTAATGTAGTTTCTAACCCAGAAAATGAGGTGCTGCCTTTAATGGGAAGTAAGGAAGGAATCATGCACATTTCTATGGCATTTTTAAATGAAGGCGATAAAGTTTTAATTCCGAACCCTGGATATCCAACATATACATCTGTAACAAAATTAGTGGGTGCAGCACCTTTATTTTACAATTTAGATGCGGCTAATAATTGGCAACCAAATTTTGAGGAATTAGAAAGTCAAGATTTATCAGAAGTAAAAATTATGTGGGTAAATTACCCTCATATGCCAACAGGTACAAATGCAACTTTAGAAACGTTTGAAAAGTTAGTTGCATTCGGAAAAAAACATCAGATTTTAATTATAAATGATAATCCGTATAGTTTTATTTTAAATGATAAACCTATTAGCATTTTACAAGTAGAAGGTGCAAAAGACATTGCTTTAGAATTAAATTCTTTAAGTAAAACTTTTAATATGGCAGGTTGGAGAGTTGGTATGGTTTTAGGAAATGCGACTTTTATCAACGAGATCTTAAAAGTAAAAAGTAATATGGATTCTGGTATGTTTTACGGAATTCAAAAAGGAGCAATAGAAGCATTACAATTATCTGATGATTGGTTTTTAGCGCAGAATAAAATATATGCAGAACGTAGAAACCTTATTTGGCAATTAGCAGACAGGCTAAACGCTACGTATACTAAAAATTCAACAGGATTATTTGTTTGGGCAAAAATACCTGAAGGAAAAAAATCAGAAGAAGTTACAGATTCAGTTTTATATGATAAGGATATTTTTATAACTCCCGGAACCATTTTCGGATCT